The following are from one region of the Treponema denticola genome:
- the brnQ gene encoding branched-chain amino acid transport system II carrier protein, translated as MSKKTTDIIVIGFALFAMFLGAGNLIFPPTLGHLSGKDWIFSLLGFLVTGVGMPVLGIISMGKCDGHLSNFTKNINQLFGTFFIIFVMLIIGPLFAIPRTAATTYEIAIRPNFGISSVLSSFIFFAITLFFVLTPNNVIDRVGKFLTPALIAVLGLLVIKGLITPIGRPSDPSVDKIFLRGFKEGYQTMDALGSMILATIVISSISAKGYTEKKSLLKMTIWTGLIACIGLGLVYGGLVYVGATGSAVLPDNLSRTEIVVQSSEILWGRGGRIVLGLAIGLACLTTSIGLTATAGEYFSQRFKDDISYRATVIIICVVSFFLSNFGVDNIISIAGPILEIIYPVAIVLIVLNLFAEFIPNKYFFHGAVIGTLSISILQGWVAAQELINNLLIKLEAFPAMDQVGMSFNTTINVLKTLPFEGIGFPWLLPALGLSLLFGFGYIIMQKTEKAPSMKRESQKKDE; from the coding sequence ATGAGCAAAAAGACCACCGATATTATTGTTATAGGTTTTGCTTTATTTGCTATGTTTTTAGGAGCCGGAAACTTGATATTTCCGCCTACTTTGGGACACTTATCGGGAAAGGATTGGATTTTTTCTCTTTTAGGTTTTTTGGTAACGGGAGTCGGAATGCCTGTTTTGGGTATCATATCCATGGGAAAATGCGACGGACATCTTTCCAATTTTACTAAAAATATAAATCAGTTATTCGGAACTTTTTTTATAATCTTTGTTATGCTTATAATAGGGCCGCTTTTTGCCATTCCCAGAACTGCAGCTACTACTTATGAAATAGCTATCAGACCCAACTTCGGGATAAGCTCTGTTCTATCGTCCTTTATATTCTTTGCGATTACTCTTTTCTTTGTTTTAACCCCTAATAATGTTATAGATAGGGTAGGAAAGTTTTTAACGCCTGCCTTGATAGCCGTTTTAGGCCTCTTGGTTATAAAAGGCCTTATTACTCCCATCGGTAGGCCTTCAGATCCTTCAGTCGATAAGATATTTTTAAGAGGCTTTAAAGAAGGCTATCAAACTATGGACGCTCTAGGCTCTATGATATTGGCCACAATAGTTATTTCAAGTATCAGTGCAAAAGGCTACACGGAAAAAAAATCTCTTTTAAAGATGACTATCTGGACGGGGCTTATTGCATGTATAGGCTTAGGACTTGTTTACGGAGGCCTTGTATATGTAGGAGCAACAGGAAGTGCCGTCTTACCCGATAATCTTTCACGAACCGAAATTGTAGTTCAATCCAGCGAGATATTATGGGGAAGGGGAGGCCGAATAGTTTTAGGTTTGGCAATAGGCTTGGCATGTTTGACTACCTCAATAGGTCTTACCGCAACTGCAGGGGAGTATTTTTCTCAAAGATTTAAAGACGATATAAGCTACCGTGCCACCGTTATCATTATCTGTGTCGTAAGTTTTTTCCTTTCAAACTTCGGTGTAGATAATATTATCTCTATTGCAGGTCCTATTTTGGAAATTATTTATCCTGTAGCGATTGTGTTGATAGTTTTAAATTTGTTTGCAGAATTTATACCGAACAAGTACTTTTTTCATGGTGCAGTAATAGGCACTCTTTCGATAAGTATACTCCAAGGCTGGGTTGCGGCTCAAGAGCTTATCAACAACTTACTTATTAAACTTGAAGCCTTTCCGGCAATGGATCAAGTGGGTATGAGTTTTAATACTACCATCAATGTATTAAAGACCCTCCCCTTTGAAGGTATAGGATTCCCATGGCTCCTTCCTGCTTTGGGTCTTTCTCTCTTATTCGGATTTGGTTATATTATTATGCAAAAGACAGAAAAAGCACCCTCAATGAAGAGGGAATCTCAAAAAAAGGATGAATAA
- a CDS encoding Rpn family recombination-promoting nuclease/putative transposase — protein sequence MVKKFEDLTFTDDFMFCKVMQNPYLCKRLIEMILSDKIGKIAYISIQHNITTYEQAKSVRFDVLVQTENGKFYDVEMQVSNEKNIPKRMRFYQAAIDISFLDKGNFYSDLNDSFVIFICLFDVIGKNRPVYTFENICLEEKNTPLQDGTKKVIINSEAFKDAKDKELKKFLEYLKTGKAKSEFTRRIEEMIQTVKQNEQARQEYRLMSTFEMDAREKGAYDKSIETAKILKQLGDSLQKIMQVTGLTESEIEKL from the coding sequence ATGGTAAAAAAATTTGAAGATTTAACATTTACGGATGACTTTATGTTTTGTAAGGTTATGCAAAATCCGTATTTGTGTAAGAGACTTATTGAAATGATATTGTCTGACAAAATAGGTAAAATTGCATATATCTCTATACAGCATAATATTACCACCTATGAACAGGCAAAATCCGTAAGGTTTGATGTTTTAGTGCAGACAGAAAACGGTAAATTTTATGATGTGGAAATGCAGGTAAGCAACGAGAAGAATATACCTAAAAGAATGAGGTTCTACCAAGCAGCCATTGATATTTCGTTCTTGGATAAAGGGAATTTCTATAGCGATTTAAATGACAGCTTTGTAATTTTTATTTGTTTATTTGATGTTATAGGCAAAAATAGACCTGTTTATACTTTTGAAAACATCTGTCTTGAAGAGAAAAACACGCCTTTACAAGATGGAACAAAAAAGGTTATAATAAATTCAGAGGCTTTTAAGGACGCCAAAGACAAAGAATTAAAGAAATTTTTAGAATACCTTAAAACAGGTAAGGCAAAAAGTGAATTTACAAGGAGGATAGAAGAAATGATACAAACAGTAAAACAAAACGAACAAGCAAGGCAAGAATACAGGTTAATGTCTACTTTTGAAATGGACGCTAGGGAGAAAGGGGCTTATGACAAAAGCATAGAAACAGCAAAAATCTTAAAACAGCTGGGGGACTCGTTGCAAAAAATTATGCAAGTTACAGGTCTTACCGAATCCGAAATCGAAAAACTGTAA